ATTCACATTCTCTGTTTCTGATGCATTGTGTCGAGTTAGTAACACATAGTTTATGCAAATAGCTAAATCTTCTTCTTGAATATATCTAGCACGACGAACTAATAACGGCCTCTACATCTTTAGAAAAAATCTGAAATTAGAGGAGATTTATGTGATATTTGAGATTTGAAGAATGTGTAATTTGTATCATGTGAGAAATGAGCATTTATACAAAATTCAAAGAGAGTCGTCGGATTAAGCCCTGGGATGTATCCGTTGGGCGTCTCTTCTTGCATTACGCAGCTGAAAAAGTAATGCCTGCACTTGAACTTTGACCTGCATCTTTTCTTATGACACAATGAGCAAACCATCAGATTGTTGTTGGTTTGCCTATCCATATTTCATGTTTGCTCTTTCCATTATGGGAGCAAAATGGGCAAATTTTACCCTTACCGCCTAAACTTTACTTCTCGGCCTTACATCTTTTTCCATGACTCATAATTTAACCGATGATACAAGGTCCACCCGCAGCTATACCGTGCATTGTGGCCCGAAGTCTCCCCTCACCTTAAATTTGTATTATGACCTCATGGCCTTTAAAATCTCATGGCCTAAAATTTCTCTATGATTGTACTTATTTACTACATTATGATTCAAAATTTGCTAGCGCCAACTGTGCTCTGATTTCCTTACCACCAGAATTCACCTTGGACTCTTATCTGAATTGAAATTTGCACCACCATCACCGACAGCATAGAGCTTTACAATCTCGGACTAGGAGCAGTCTACTACTTCCTCCGTCCTAATTTATTTGTCTAAattggattttgcaaaaacttaaaaaaattcaaattacttccacgTACGTCATCAATCTTCCAAATTACTTGTTTAAtatacaaatttttttttcttttttggacatCCAATATACTAATTTTCACATcctaatttttatttctttgttgataaaattttagtgggaaatatagAAATTTTTTGGTACACTTTTATTAAAAAATTCTTTGTtgataattagaaaattttagtgggaaatatagAAATTTTTTGGtacatttttattaaaaaaaaatgtttgtttCTCCTTCTGTAAACCAGGACGCAGGGAGTACTAATATAGTAGTATAAAGTTTCTTTTCTCCTTCTGTCTGTTGAAACCCTGTACTCACACAGTTGCATCCCACTGGTTGGTGAAATGGCAGCATGATATGCACTAAACATTCAGTAGGCAAGAAAGGAGGAATCCTAATTTTaagggaacattatttaaatacccctcaaAATCCACCTCTGGAAATATACTCTTATTCAATTTTAAAAATACCCTAACCTCCTGATAAATGGGAACAACTAGCACAAGTTATTTCCAGAAATGGACACAACTAGCAACTTGCACGACGCAACTTTATATAAGTCGCTTccaaaaagtggaagcaactttctcaagttgactccaaaaaacTTAATTTTTATCCCTCGGGAGTATTTGTGCAAGATCAACCAAAATGGAGgatatttataacattcccactaaTTTTAATGATCCAGTAAGCAGTTCTTGCAATATTATATTAGTCTATTCCAAGGGGAACAGTTCTTTGACTAACAGTTCTAAGACATAATATAAGGATGAGTAGTTAGGTGCACAAGTTCTTCGGacatcaaaagaaaaagaagagacatttttacaaaaaaaaagcaTGCCCAACTGGCCCTCCCAAGTCTCTTTCTCCCTTGACATTTAACTGGCATCAGTTTTCTCCAAGGCTGTAACAAGTTACCGTGTGTAAGTAAGAGCGTTTGAAAGAAAATAACTACATAATTTTTGTTATGGTGAAAGCGCACGCAGGCACACACacaaacagagagagagagagagagattactGTTATAGTTGAGCAGTTTCTCAATAAGGTCCACATGAGTCATCAGCATTCGTCTGCAGCAGTATCTCACCAACCCTAGTGCATCAAGAGCATCTCTAGAAACCATTTAAACAGTATGATATCATTAACCGACTTGTGTGAAGTTTTGCTTAAACCAATGAAATTTATTAAAAGCTGAACTCTTTAAAATTAAGTAATGGATTCAGTATCAAATGCATATGCAAATGCAAAGACCTTGAGTACTGCTCAGAAGAAAATGAACATTTTTGACTTATTTTCTTGTTGCCCCGAAAACAAAGGATGTGCCAAACTGACTTGTTTGTATTGGGAGCAGAACAGTTTTAAGCTTTGATAACAAACAATATACCCAACATACTTAAGTACCTAAGAGTCATTCAGAATTCCAAGTAATAAGCAACAATTGTACAAGATATACAAACACACAAACACTTGGCGCAAATCAAAAAGTAGCTACAAAACCATGTACAACATTTGCAATTCTTGCTATTCCCTGCAAATTGTTTCCACCAAAAATTTACAAACAGATAAACCTCATAAGTCATAATGACAACATTTTGACCACAAACCAAGTAGATCAACCTTCGCTTAACATCTGTGAAGCAACTTTAAAGCTCAATGTTCAGAAAAGGTGTCATAATTATAAGCATTAAACATAAACAACACAATTCCCCAGAAGCATGATATCACTTAAACAATCATATCATCAAAATTAAGCTAGAGCAATTATGGCCACTTAGCACCACTTCATATACCTTACGACACCTATGCCCAAACTTTATCAAACACACTTCACCAGTATTGCAGAAGACTGCCACGTGTTTTACCTATAACTCACAATCTCAGACCCGGAGTTTCAAAATTCAAGACCGCCCTCAAGTGTAGTTGCCCCTTCTACAAGCTTACTTACACTTATAAGTAGACCGAACAAGAGACCGGATACAATTATCTTCGTATAGTTAAACACTAACAAAAATTGAATTGACTACTAGCGGAGTTCTAATTTGTGAACTAACATAACAATTCATGAAACACGGGACAGTGAACTAAAATAACAATTCGTGAGACACTGGACAGAGAACCACTGCAAAATCCAAACGTACATAAATTAAAAACTTTTGAGTAACAATCTGGTAACAAAATCTCAACACTAAAGTTGGTGTCACTCTACAGAATAGAGTACCTTCAACAGACTTTTCATCCTTTCATATCCACACTAGGTTTTAAGCTTCCTAAACAGATTCAAATTCTATTCTCACCTTTCAGTACTGAGATGCTGAGATGTCTAAAGTACATGACCTGCCAAGAACTAGACTAGGGCATACTGTAATTTTCTTGAAAACAACCAaaacaaactccaacaaaactAAACCAAATCCCAAATAGAGCTCAAACCCGCAAAATCAGCAATTAAAACTAAAAAtccaaacaaaacaagaaaagataaacctaaaaacaacatCTAATCTACTCACCCTTCTGTGTAATCAGCCTGCAGAAAATCGAGATACATATCCCATTTGTTTCCGATcacctttaacaaaaaaaaacaaaaaaatccaaacaaaatTAAAGTTTTATTAACTGAAACTCTAAAGGGAACACCCTAACAAGAAAAAACACTCACAAAAACCCTAATAATCAGGAGACATAGAATAATGAAAGTTACCTTTCCACAAGTGAAACAACGCACTGGAATAATCATCTTTTCCTGAGAGGAGAGAGCAAAAGGTTAACGAGCAGCTtctcgaaccctaatttctcGTGTTCTTGTTCCTcctgtctctctctctctagcACTTCTTCGATTTATATCACTTCtgtgcctagttagcaattcgggattcggcaaacgtacggaacgtcaaacgtacgagtattatacggttttgtaaaatccagattcggtcaaaaattcggtcaacgggacgtgattcgttagtaattcggaacggcatacgtacgtgtataattcgatttataaatgtgagttcggctctgaaaattcggtatctatatataacaaataatttgtatttataaggtcatagaccaatttttatgcatatgtgtgagttatttaaagaaaaaataaacttaatatgatgatattaataatatatacaacattagttatccaagaggacgtcgtatggtggtttagatgcttggttagtgagtttgagatctctctcaccttcaccttcaaatctcttcagtcgtttttgtttcataaaaattacaacacgtctaatattcggtcgtgtatgctcgggaggcagtaaagcccaaaaaatgggatctttgaaaagtaaaagctaaagaatttatggcgaattaagcggacgtatcattcgggatacgtaaaattcgtgaacggttcgcgaataatccgggaatgccacataatacgcgacttgggttcggagttgcaaacgtacgcgaataagacggtaaaattcgtgatacggaaaaattcgcgaatgattcgcgaatcattcgcgaacttactaactaggcttcTGTGAAAGAAATAAATCGAGATTAAATGAAATGACTGTAATAACCTTAACTTTATCTTTATATTACATTATACCTTCAAACACAAACCGGAAAATCCGAgggtattttaggaaaataatagATGTTAAAACTCGAACAGAAACAAGGTTTAGGGTTTAGTTAAAAGAGAATTATTGCTACGAACTTCTAAAGATCGGAGTCGTGAGAGGGATAAGAGGAAGGAGATCGAAAGAAGATTTcagaatatatataaaaaattggTTTAAGGTATAAATCAGTACACTTTATCATACAATCTTGATAATTAACCGCAAATTTCTGTTTCTTAAATACTCATGTGTTTGATTTCTGATTAGGgctttgcttatatgttttgttaatCATATCATTGTTCAACTTTAATTGAATTAGAAATTGGGTTTTCTATTTGTCTAATTGCTACCTCTGTAGCCAAACAATCAAATTCTACATTACAACTGAGAATTTAAAAGACATTGTTTTCCTCCATTCcatgctaaacatattaagtttttgaggatTTGTTACGAATTATATCCAAGATTCTCGGTGCTACATTAGTAGTAGACTAGTAGTATTAAATTTAAAGTCAAAATTCTGTAGTTGTTGGTTGCCGTTGTTTCCTCTGATCCCCTGGAACCTGTTGGAGACTGCTTGTGCATACATTCGAACCAGCAGCTTCAATGGTTCTTCCGAGTTGTAGTCAAATTCGACTTTATCCAAACGAAGCTGAGTTGCCTACTGGGAAGCAGCAGCAACTCCTGTTTCTCTAGTTCTTACATTGTTCTCCTGGTGAATGGGACTCCTCTTGCTTCCCTATATATACCTGCATGATCAATAATTAGTCTTACTGCTGTTGCATTGTAAGattggagtcatggatatacagATGTTAATTTTTTAGGACATCAGAGCTGGTAGTTTTTAGACAGAAATTTTGCTGATAACTATAGTATTCCTCTCGACTGGGTTAAAGTTGTTAGCAGATATGTTATCCTTCACTCTATCACATATTCTTGTGTTAGATTAGAAATTTCTTGTCTTCCTTGCTGTTTCTTTGCTTTAatggtctttcttttggaaaacaatGTCGCATCTGGTTTCTATGTTGGTCACTGAGAAGCAAGAGTTTAGCCAACTAAAGTCTGTTGTGTTTTTGAAATTGTAATCATACTATAAATGCAACTCTTTCCCTGCATGCTTTGTGAGCTTGCAGTCCATGTGAATAAGCATGACTACACTTCCAGATATAAGTCTGGTCTCTTGGAATAGTTTCTAAATTCCAAATAGCTTTCCAGTCAGCATTACTGCTGTTTGTAAACATTAAGAGTGATTGTATACCACAAATTAGTACTCTATTACTAATGTAGTTTTCTTTTAATGGCAGGTACTTATATGTTGGCCTATACTAAATTTCATTAAAAATGATGCTAGCTATTGATCCCATGCAAAAACTTTCGTTCAAACGCCAGATTAGTAATGGAGATTTAGTTATTGTTTATGAGAGACACGATATAATGAAGCCGGTTAAAGTATGTGAAGGGTCTGAACTTCAAAATCGGTTTGGCGTGTTTAAGCATTCGGATTGGATTGGAAGGCCATTTGGGTCCAAAGTTTTAAGCAGCAAAGGTGGATTCGTGTACTTGTTAGCTCCAACTCCCGAATTGTGGACTCTGGCTTTAAGTCATCGGACGCAGATTCTGTATATCGCGGATATTACTTTTGTAGTATCATATTTGGAAGTTATTCCTGGCTGTTTGGTTCTTGAGTCTGGTACTGGAAGCGGCTCTTTGACTACCTCACTTGCA
Above is a genomic segment from Papaver somniferum cultivar HN1 chromosome 10, ASM357369v1, whole genome shotgun sequence containing:
- the LOC113317428 gene encoding DNA-directed RNA polymerases I, II, and III subunit RPABC5, with the protein product MIIPVRCFTCGKVIGNKWDMYLDFLQADYTEGDALDALGLVRYCCRRMLMTHVDLIEKLLNYNTLEKTDAS